One Falsibacillus pallidus genomic region harbors:
- a CDS encoding vWA domain-containing protein — protein MKKLLYSAVILLLILLTACQNNEKASSEKKDQPAAEKQVEDTNGKEAAKDEYAELKKAPELPQTVKEISSYPAGPFANKNFKENKEEITARLDKLPKLKEDADQEVLDAYWRTLVSLFSKDYKDPAYLFEEMKVKSFGDPEIKDPRYQFKDHLNVEIILDSSGSMAEKMGGKSRMELAKEAITEFAASLPKSANVALRVYGFKGSGSDSDKQMSCSSNELMYSFAPYEEGKLKDSLNKFEPKGWTPVAASLQKAKEDLSAYPEENNTNIVYLVSDGIETCDGDPVAAAKELKESNVSPIVNVIGFDVDAAGQKQLQEVAEAADGLYANVTDQSELQNEFNNAKEIAEKWDTWKIKSNSDAIGTALFRGYDIIALDNDWSQKSFDEDTNIMDTLLYLRDEKEVLTGKNYRYISNKEHERRRMIIQLKDQFAKDLHNINDLTYEEMKKQIEDKYKQNSGN, from the coding sequence TTGAAAAAGCTCCTATATTCAGCGGTTATTTTGCTCCTTATACTATTAACCGCTTGCCAAAATAATGAGAAGGCATCCTCTGAGAAAAAGGATCAGCCTGCTGCAGAAAAACAAGTAGAAGATACCAACGGAAAAGAGGCGGCTAAGGATGAATATGCCGAATTGAAAAAAGCGCCGGAACTGCCTCAAACGGTTAAAGAAATTTCCAGCTATCCTGCTGGTCCATTCGCCAATAAGAATTTCAAAGAAAATAAAGAAGAGATTACTGCAAGGCTTGATAAGCTTCCAAAATTAAAAGAGGATGCAGATCAAGAGGTGCTGGATGCCTACTGGCGGACATTGGTTTCTTTATTCTCCAAGGATTATAAGGATCCAGCATATCTATTCGAAGAAATGAAGGTCAAATCATTCGGAGACCCTGAAATCAAAGATCCACGCTATCAATTCAAAGACCATTTGAACGTGGAAATTATTCTGGATTCAAGTGGAAGTATGGCGGAAAAAATGGGTGGGAAATCGAGGATGGAACTCGCGAAGGAAGCCATTACCGAATTTGCGGCGTCCCTTCCAAAAAGCGCTAATGTGGCACTCCGGGTTTACGGATTTAAGGGAAGCGGTTCTGACAGCGATAAACAAATGTCCTGCAGCAGCAATGAGCTTATGTATTCGTTTGCTCCCTACGAAGAGGGCAAACTGAAGGATTCCTTGAACAAGTTCGAACCGAAAGGGTGGACTCCGGTGGCTGCTTCCCTTCAGAAAGCGAAAGAGGATTTATCTGCGTATCCGGAAGAAAACAATACCAATATCGTTTATCTCGTAAGCGACGGGATAGAAACATGTGATGGAGACCCTGTCGCAGCCGCAAAAGAATTAAAAGAATCCAATGTGTCTCCGATTGTCAATGTGATCGGCTTTGATGTGGATGCGGCGGGACAAAAACAGCTTCAAGAAGTCGCAGAAGCTGCGGATGGGCTTTATGCCAATGTAACTGACCAATCAGAGCTGCAGAATGAATTCAACAATGCGAAGGAAATCGCTGAGAAGTGGGATACATGGAAGATTAAATCTAATTCTGACGCCATTGGTACCGCTCTCTTTCGTGGTTATGACATAATAGCGCTGGATAATGATTGGTCGCAAAAAAGCTTTGATGAGGATACGAACATAATGGATACCCTGCTTTATTTGAGGGATGAAAAAGAAGTATTGACGGGTAAAAATTATAGGTACATTTCGAATAAAGAACACGAGCGGAGACGAATGATCATCCAGCTGAAGGACCAATTTGCAAAAGATCTTCATAACATCAACGACCTCACTTATGAAGAAATGAAAAAGCAGATTGAAGATAAGTATAAGCAGAATAGCGGGAATTGA